From Seriola aureovittata isolate HTS-2021-v1 ecotype China chromosome 16, ASM2101889v1, whole genome shotgun sequence, one genomic window encodes:
- the LOC130183571 gene encoding ATPase inhibitor B, mitochondrial-like, with amino-acid sequence MSRFLLRLNLRRCVASQIRMASDQLGELGKGAGKGGGGGGSVREAGGAFGKKQVAEEEWYFRQKEKEQMEALRKHHAEEIEHHKKEIERLQKEIDRHKGKIRKLKHDD; translated from the exons ATGTCGAGGTTTCTCCTGAGATTAAACCTACGGAGATGTGTCGCCTCTCAGATTAGAATGGCATCTGATCAG CTTGGTGAATTGGGCAAGGGAGCAGGcaaaggtggtggtggaggaggctCTGTGAGGGAGGCAGGCGGTGCTTTTGGAAAGAAACAAGTAGCAGAGGAGGAGTGGTACTTCAG GcaaaaggagaaggagcagaTGGAGGCGCTTAGGAAGCATCATGCAGAGGAGATTGAGCACCACAAGAAGGAGATTGAGCGCCTACAGAAGGAGATTGACCGCCACAAGGGCAAAATCAGAAAGCTTAAACATGATGACTGA
- the LOC130183566 gene encoding heterogeneous nuclear ribonucleoprotein R isoform X2 — protein sequence MAAAEVNGSSAPAKEEEEPMDVSTTHTENYQTLIDAGLPQKVAESLDNIFQTGLVAYVDLDERAIDALREFNEEGALTVLQQFRESDLSHVQNKSAFLCGVMKTYRQREKQGSKVQESTKGPDEAKIKALLERTGYTLDVTTGQRKYGGPPPEDVFKGTQPGIGTEVFVGKIPRDLYEDELVPLFESAGPIWDLRLMMDPLSGQNRGYAFITYCNKDDAQKAVKLCDNHEIRPGKYLGVCISVANNRLFVGSIPKNKTRESILEDFGKVTEGLQEVILYHQPDDKKKNRGFCFLEYEDHKSAAQARRRLMSGKVKVWGNPVTVEWADPVAEPDPEVMAKVKVLFVRKLATAVTEELLEKTFSQFGKLERVKKLKDYAFVHFEERDAAVKAMDEMNGKELGGEEIEIVLAKPPDKKRKERQAARQTTRNAGYDDYYYYPPPRMPPPGRGRGRGGRGGYAYPPDYYGYEDYYDDYYGYDYHDYRGGYEDPYYGYEDVYSMRGRGTRPSRGGPPPPRARGAPPARGRGGYAQRGPPLGGPRGGRGGRGAPFQPQRGRGPRGARGNRGGNVGGKRKADVFNQPDSKRRQTNNQQNWGSQPIAQQPLQQGADYSGGEALRAAPVE from the exons ATGGCTGCCGCTGAGGTGAACGGTAGTTCTGCCCCagcaaaggaggaagaagagccAATGGATgtgtcaacaacacacacagagaactaCCAGACACTCATTGATGCTGGGCTGCCCCAGAAAGTGGCTGAAAGTCTAGACAACATCTTCCAGACAG GTTTGGTGGCGTATGTTGACCTGGACGAAAGGGCGATTGATGCATTGAGGGAGTTCAATGAGGAGGGAGCACTTACTGTGCTGCAGCAATTCAGAGAGAGCGATCTGTCCCACGTACAG AATAAAAGCGCTTTCCTTTGTGGAGTTATGAAGAcctacagacagagagaaaaacaaggaagTAAGGTACAAGAGTCCACCAAGGGGCCAGATGAGGCGAAAATAAAG GCTTTGTTGGAGCGGACAGGATATACCCTGGATGTCACAACAGGGCAGAGAAAATATGGAGGTCCCCCACCTGAGGATGTTTTCAAAGGAACACAACCAGGGATTGGAACTGAG gTGTTTGTTGGAAAAATCCCCAGAGATTTATATGAAGATGAGCTGGTCCCACTGTTTGAGTCTGCTGGTCCAATCTGGGACCTCAGGTTAATGATGGACCCTCTGTCTGGGCAGAACAGAGGCTATGCCTTCATCACATACTGCAATAAGGACGATGCACAAAAGGCTGTGAAGCTT tgtgataACCATGAAATTCGCCCTGGAAAGTACTTGGGAGTGTGTATATCTGTTGCAAACAATCGTCTGTTTGTTGGATCAATTCCAAAGAACAAGACAAGGGAAAGTATATTGGAAGACTTTGGAAAAGTTACAG AGGGTCTTCAAGAGGTGATATTATACCACCAACCAGATGACAAGAAGAAGAACCGTGGCTTCTGTTTCCTGGAGTATGAGGACCACAAGTCCGCAGCACAGGCTCGCCGCCGCCTAATGAGCGGGAAGGTCAAGGTCTGGGGGAACCCAGTCACTGTGGAGTGGGCTGACCCTGTTGCTGAGCCAGACCCAGAGGTCATGGCCAAG GTGAAGGTCCTCTTTGTCAGGAAGCTGGCCACAGCGGTGACTGAAGAGCTTCTTGAAAAGACCTTCTCTCAGTTTGGAAAGCTGGAGCGAGTAAAGAAACTTAAAGACTATGCTTTTGTCCATTTTGAAGAAAGGGATGCTGCTGTAAAG GCAATGGATGAGATGAATGGGAAGGAACTGGGGGGAGAGGAAATTGAGATCGTTCTGGCAAAGCCCCCagacaagaagagaaaagagcGCCAAGCAGCTCGGCAGACCACCAGGAATGCAGG GTATGATGACTACTATTACTACCCACCACCACGCATGCCACCACCAGGCCGAGGTAGGGGCCGTGGTGGCCGAGGGGGCTATGCCTACCCACCAGATTACTATGGATATGAAGACTACTATGATGACTACTATGGCTACGACTATCATGACTACCGTGGTGGCTATGAAGACCCTTACTACGGCTACGAAGATGTGTACAGCATGAGGGGCCGTGGTACTCGTCCCAGTAGGGGAGGGCCTCCTCCACCTAGGGCTCGCGGAGCACCACCGGCACGAGGCCGGGGCGGCTACGCCCAAAGAGGCCCACCCCTTGGTGGTCCGAGGGGTGGCCGAGGAGGGCGGGGAGCCCCTTTCCAGCCGCAGAGGGGCCGTGGTCCTCGTGGGGCCAGGGGCAATCGTGGAGGAAATGTCGGCGGAAAGAGGAAGGCAGACGTGTTTAACCAGCCTGACTCCAAGCGCCGCCAGACCAACAACCAACAGAACTGGGGGTCCCAACCCATCGCCCAGCAGCCCCTGCAGCAAGGGGCCGACTATTCCG GTGGAGAAGCATTGAGAGCGGCACCAGTAGAATGA
- the LOC130183566 gene encoding heterogeneous nuclear ribonucleoprotein R isoform X1 produces MAAAEVNGSSAPAKEEEEPMDVSTTHTENYQTLIDAGLPQKVAESLDNIFQTGLVAYVDLDERAIDALREFNEEGALTVLQQFRESDLSHVQNKSAFLCGVMKTYRQREKQGSKVQESTKGPDEAKIKALLERTGYTLDVTTGQRKYGGPPPEDVFKGTQPGIGTEVFVGKIPRDLYEDELVPLFESAGPIWDLRLMMDPLSGQNRGYAFITYCNKDDAQKAVKLCDNHEIRPGKYLGVCISVANNRLFVGSIPKNKTRESILEDFGKVTEGLQEVILYHQPDDKKKNRGFCFLEYEDHKSAAQARRRLMSGKVKVWGNPVTVEWADPVAEPDPEVMAKVKVLFVRKLATAVTEELLEKTFSQFGKLERVKKLKDYAFVHFEERDAAVKAMDEMNGKELGGEEIEIVLAKPPDKKRKERQAARQTTRNAGYDDYYYYPPPRMPPPGRGRGRGGRGGYAYPPDYYGYEDYYDDYYGYDYHDYRGGYEDPYYGYEDVYSMRGRGTRPSRGGPPPPRARGAPPARGRGGYAQRGPPLGGPRGGRGGRGAPFQPQRGRGPRGARGNRGGNVGGKRKADVFNQPDSKRRQTNNQQNWGSQPIAQQPLQQGADYSGNYGYSNDTMEFSQDSYGQQWK; encoded by the exons ATGGCTGCCGCTGAGGTGAACGGTAGTTCTGCCCCagcaaaggaggaagaagagccAATGGATgtgtcaacaacacacacagagaactaCCAGACACTCATTGATGCTGGGCTGCCCCAGAAAGTGGCTGAAAGTCTAGACAACATCTTCCAGACAG GTTTGGTGGCGTATGTTGACCTGGACGAAAGGGCGATTGATGCATTGAGGGAGTTCAATGAGGAGGGAGCACTTACTGTGCTGCAGCAATTCAGAGAGAGCGATCTGTCCCACGTACAG AATAAAAGCGCTTTCCTTTGTGGAGTTATGAAGAcctacagacagagagaaaaacaaggaagTAAGGTACAAGAGTCCACCAAGGGGCCAGATGAGGCGAAAATAAAG GCTTTGTTGGAGCGGACAGGATATACCCTGGATGTCACAACAGGGCAGAGAAAATATGGAGGTCCCCCACCTGAGGATGTTTTCAAAGGAACACAACCAGGGATTGGAACTGAG gTGTTTGTTGGAAAAATCCCCAGAGATTTATATGAAGATGAGCTGGTCCCACTGTTTGAGTCTGCTGGTCCAATCTGGGACCTCAGGTTAATGATGGACCCTCTGTCTGGGCAGAACAGAGGCTATGCCTTCATCACATACTGCAATAAGGACGATGCACAAAAGGCTGTGAAGCTT tgtgataACCATGAAATTCGCCCTGGAAAGTACTTGGGAGTGTGTATATCTGTTGCAAACAATCGTCTGTTTGTTGGATCAATTCCAAAGAACAAGACAAGGGAAAGTATATTGGAAGACTTTGGAAAAGTTACAG AGGGTCTTCAAGAGGTGATATTATACCACCAACCAGATGACAAGAAGAAGAACCGTGGCTTCTGTTTCCTGGAGTATGAGGACCACAAGTCCGCAGCACAGGCTCGCCGCCGCCTAATGAGCGGGAAGGTCAAGGTCTGGGGGAACCCAGTCACTGTGGAGTGGGCTGACCCTGTTGCTGAGCCAGACCCAGAGGTCATGGCCAAG GTGAAGGTCCTCTTTGTCAGGAAGCTGGCCACAGCGGTGACTGAAGAGCTTCTTGAAAAGACCTTCTCTCAGTTTGGAAAGCTGGAGCGAGTAAAGAAACTTAAAGACTATGCTTTTGTCCATTTTGAAGAAAGGGATGCTGCTGTAAAG GCAATGGATGAGATGAATGGGAAGGAACTGGGGGGAGAGGAAATTGAGATCGTTCTGGCAAAGCCCCCagacaagaagagaaaagagcGCCAAGCAGCTCGGCAGACCACCAGGAATGCAGG GTATGATGACTACTATTACTACCCACCACCACGCATGCCACCACCAGGCCGAGGTAGGGGCCGTGGTGGCCGAGGGGGCTATGCCTACCCACCAGATTACTATGGATATGAAGACTACTATGATGACTACTATGGCTACGACTATCATGACTACCGTGGTGGCTATGAAGACCCTTACTACGGCTACGAAGATGTGTACAGCATGAGGGGCCGTGGTACTCGTCCCAGTAGGGGAGGGCCTCCTCCACCTAGGGCTCGCGGAGCACCACCGGCACGAGGCCGGGGCGGCTACGCCCAAAGAGGCCCACCCCTTGGTGGTCCGAGGGGTGGCCGAGGAGGGCGGGGAGCCCCTTTCCAGCCGCAGAGGGGCCGTGGTCCTCGTGGGGCCAGGGGCAATCGTGGAGGAAATGTCGGCGGAAAGAGGAAGGCAGACGTGTTTAACCAGCCTGACTCCAAGCGCCGCCAGACCAACAACCAACAGAACTGGGGGTCCCAACCCATCGCCCAGCAGCCCCTGCAGCAAGGGGCCGACTATTCCGGTAACTATGGTTACAGTAATGACACCATGGAGTTTTCACAGGATTCTTATGGGCAGCAGTGGAAGTAG
- the dnajc8 gene encoding dnaJ homolog subfamily C member 8 — translation MAAAGGESSQIVSDELFQNFYTEVKQIEKRDSVLTSKQQIERLLRPGSSYFNLNPFEVLQIDPDATDDELKKRFRALSILVHPDKNQDDQDRAQKAFEAVDKAYKLLLDPEQKKRALDVIHAGKEYIEHMVKEKRKQLKKEGKSLDVEEDDPEVFKQAVYKQTMKLFAELEIKRKEREAKDMHERKRAREEEIEAAEKAKREREWQKNFEETRDGRVDSWRNFQAKGKSKEKKNRSFLKPPKVKMEQRE, via the exons ATGGCGGCCGCCGGAGGAGAGTCTTCTCAGATTGTATCGGATGAATTATTTCAAAACTTTTACACGGAG GTGAAGCAGATTGAGAAGAGAGACTCCGTGTTGACCTCCAAGCAGCAGATAGAGAGACTGCTCAGACCTGGCTCATCCTACTTTAATCTCAATCCCTTTGAG GTGCTGCAAATTGACCCAGATGCGACAGACGATGAACTGAAGAAAAGATTTCGGGCG TTGTCCATTTTGGTCCATCCAGACAAAAATCAGGATGACCAAGACAGAGCACAGAAAGCCTTCGAGG CTGTGGACAAGGCATACAAACTCCTACTGGACCctgaacagaagaagagagcCTTAGATGTGATCCATGCAGGAAAGGAATATATTGAGCATATG gtaaaggagaaaaggaaacagttgAAGAAAGAAGGGAAGTCATTggatgtggaggaggatgatCCTGAAGTG TTCAAGCAAGCAGTGTACAAACAGACAATGAAGCTTTTTGCAGAACTTGAAATcaagaggaaggaaagggaagCAAAAGATATGCATGAAAG gaaaagggcaagagaggaagaaattGAGGCAGCAGAGAAAgcaaagcgagagagagaatggCAGAAAAACTTTGAG gAAACAAGAGATGGGCGTGTGGACAGCTGGAGGAATTTTCAGGCCAAAGGCAAAAGCAAGGAGAAAAAGAATAGATCCTTCCTTAAGCCCCCAAAAGTCAAGATGGAACAGAGGGAATGA
- the si:ch211-81a5.8 gene encoding uncharacterized protein si:ch211-81a5.8, which produces MDSLMSLGAPLKQFTSCVSGKNTSNNRGAKRSQSVRRSSFTRRKSVSRRRSLPCNNQKVPDSWLRVYQAELKRERKRQQATLAKKNTDKNVRTHFRSHHCLPRQTTTARKPASAKDDSFFGAFQGLSLDGLMGGTNGSPAAAPAAADQCKVM; this is translated from the exons ATGGATTCCCTCATGTCGCTGGGTGCTCCCCTGAAGCAGTTCACCAGCTGTGTGTCGGGGAAAAACACCTCCAACAACAGAGGGGCCAAGAGGAGCCAGTCTGTCCGCAGGAGCAGCTTCACACGCAGGAAGAGCGTCAGTCGGAGGAGAAGCCTTCCCTGCAACAACCAGAAAGTCCCCGACTCCTGGCTCAGAGTGTACCAGGCTGAACTGAAGAGAGAAAG GAAACGACAACAAGCCACACTGGCCAAGAAGAACACTGACAAGAATGTTAGAACTCACTTCAGGAGCCACCACTGCCTCCCAAGG CAGACCACCACAGCCAGAAAACCGGCTTCAGCAAAGGACGATTCCTTTTTCGGAGCCTTCCAGGGCCTCAGTCTGGACGGACTGATGGGAGGCACTAATGGAtcgcctgctgctgctcctgctgcagctgatcagTGTAAAGTCATGTGA